The proteins below are encoded in one region of Sulfolobus islandicus Y.N.15.51:
- a CDS encoding Lrp/AsnC family transcriptional regulator, which translates to MDLSEISDIDKEILMKLEYNFPFDPQPFKIISEELKISEEELLNRIKKLLEDGIVKRIGMYVSFRAKGMDGALIAARIPQDKIEKFRKIALGIKELTHNYVRDHPKYNIWFVLKASDRDTLNKNVKELLSQVDCNDYVILYSKRTLKLSVKYDVIRGVSWSPNNTIKSLNKVPTAEELGIDKQLLTELSYPLKISQRPFKEIAEKHKMKEDELIELVRELYDKNVIKDYGATLNGEKIGIVENGMVLLDTSNIEKTCEKLALNIPEATHVVLRESNDEGWKYLCYSMIHASRKETIRNVANEISKETDSRSYMILFSLENLKPGIVI; encoded by the coding sequence ATGGATTTATCCGAAATTTCAGATATTGATAAGGAAATATTAATGAAACTAGAATACAACTTTCCCTTTGACCCTCAACCTTTTAAAATTATTAGTGAAGAATTAAAAATTTCTGAGGAAGAATTATTAAATAGAATTAAAAAATTGCTAGAAGATGGTATAGTTAAAAGAATAGGAATGTATGTTAGTTTTAGAGCAAAAGGAATGGATGGAGCTTTAATTGCAGCACGTATACCTCAAGATAAGATAGAAAAGTTTAGAAAGATTGCGCTAGGAATTAAAGAACTAACCCACAATTATGTTAGAGATCATCCAAAGTATAACATATGGTTTGTTTTAAAGGCAAGCGATAGAGATACGCTTAACAAGAATGTTAAAGAATTACTAAGCCAGGTGGATTGTAATGATTATGTCATATTATATTCTAAAAGAACATTGAAATTAAGTGTAAAATATGATGTCATAAGAGGTGTATCATGGAGTCCTAACAATACCATAAAAAGTCTTAATAAAGTTCCTACTGCGGAAGAACTAGGGATAGACAAACAGCTATTAACAGAGTTATCTTATCCATTAAAAATCTCACAAAGACCATTTAAAGAAATAGCGGAAAAACATAAAATGAAAGAAGATGAGCTAATCGAATTAGTTAGAGAATTATATGATAAAAATGTAATTAAAGATTATGGGGCAACCCTTAATGGAGAGAAAATAGGAATAGTTGAAAACGGGATGGTTCTGCTAGATACTAGTAATATAGAAAAAACTTGTGAAAAACTAGCTTTAAACATTCCAGAGGCTACACATGTAGTACTTAGAGAATCTAACGATGAAGGCTGGAAATATTTGTGTTATAGTATGATACATGCAAGTAGGAAAGAAAC